The Deltaproteobacteria bacterium genome includes a window with the following:
- a CDS encoding anion permease — FMAHTAAAATVFPILMAIYSLYGEGDKPTKFGKALFVGMAYSAGAGSIATMLGSARAPAGVGMFKEFTGVDITFFELSKYLFPVAWIMVFLIWVMILIFFKPEKPRIEGLKKKAQDLYQQLGPMTGKEIFVIVCVIGVVVVMTLQSFIPAMKFLDRSALILVAGLLFFLTRLLTVKELEEIPWNIIFLFSGAMSIGFCLWQVGTAQWLAVHWLTMFKEAHWLVFVMSIATFVLIMTNFIMNVAAIAISLPVALVIAKYLGVTPEVVFYAALTTAGMPFILLIGAAPNAMAYESKQFTTGEFFGAGIPASIVLLIVLALAILTIWPLLGMPILVK, encoded by the coding sequence TTTATGGCCCACACGGCCGCTGCGGCAACGGTCTTTCCCATCCTGATGGCCATCTATTCTTTGTATGGAGAAGGAGATAAACCGACCAAGTTTGGTAAGGCCCTTTTTGTCGGAATGGCCTACAGCGCCGGGGCCGGAAGTATTGCCACTATGCTGGGATCGGCCAGGGCGCCGGCCGGGGTAGGAATGTTTAAAGAATTTACTGGGGTGGATATTACCTTTTTCGAACTTTCCAAGTATTTGTTCCCGGTAGCCTGGATCATGGTCTTTTTGATCTGGGTGATGATTCTGATCTTTTTTAAGCCGGAAAAGCCTCGGATCGAAGGTTTGAAAAAAAAGGCCCAGGACCTGTACCAGCAGCTCGGGCCGATGACCGGCAAGGAAATTTTCGTTATCGTCTGTGTCATCGGGGTGGTGGTCGTCATGACCCTCCAATCCTTCATACCGGCCATGAAGTTTCTGGACCGCTCGGCCCTTATCCTGGTGGCAGGCCTTTTATTTTTTCTCACCAGGCTCTTAACGGTCAAGGAGTTGGAAGAGATCCCCTGGAACATCATCTTTTTGTTCAGCGGGGCCATGAGTATCGGTTTTTGTCTCTGGCAGGTCGGAACGGCCCAATGGTTGGCCGTACACTGGCTGACCATGTTCAAGGAAGCCCACTGGCTGGTCTTTGTCATGAGCATCGCCACCTTCGTCTTGATTATGACCAACTTCATTATGAATGTGGCGGCCATTGCCATTTCTCTGCCGGTGGCCCTGGTGATCGCCAAATACCTGGGCGTCACCCCGGAAGTAGTCTTTTATGCGGCCCTGACCACGGCCGGTATGCCCTTTATCCTGTTGATCGGGGCGGCACCCAATGCCATGGCTTACGAGTCCAAACAATTCACCACCGGTGAGTTTTTTGGGGCCGGTATCCCGGCCAGCATCGTTTTATTGATCGTCTTGGCCCTGGCCATATTGACTATCTGGCCTTTGTTGGGAATGCCGATTTTGGTTAAATAA